The following proteins are co-located in the Apis mellifera strain DH4 linkage group LG11, Amel_HAv3.1, whole genome shotgun sequence genome:
- the LOC102656805 gene encoding uncharacterized protein LOC102656805 isoform X2 yields the protein MCIIYEEQCLDIFEIPYYKSLKKWLILSGLYPPKNIIIILVAISIISVTLPLMFAIYTSLHAKNIDAMFECLPSLGVCIVAMFKLQNIYNNSENFKKLFTFVAKQWYQLKLNNEIRILEEIIMQGNKMAQIYKNTLLLSMTIFFFVPLIFPILDIVYPLNETRPRQQLYRVNYFIFNHEDYFFYVYFQLVWSSFVCVIVIIIFDWLYILIIHHNSGMFAVCGYQIQKIFAEKVFSNIHIYEQFKNCLIVHSEAIQFFSILDESSRNTYLFLVGTNIMATSISAVQVVLNLDKLEVAIKSAVFLIAAQFHLFILSIPGQILLNHYSNLKNNIFMSSWYNMPIEVQKMFYVMQIRCKKPCSLTACGLYEMNMENFGTALKTCMSYITMILSLK from the exons ATGTGCATA ATATATGAAGAACAGTGtcttgatatatttgaaatcccttattataaatcattgaaGAAATGGTTGATATTATCAGGATTATATCcacctaaaaatattatcataattttagtGGCGATTTCCATTATAAGCGTTACTCTGCCATTG ATGTTCGCAATATACACATCATTACatgcaaaaaatatagatgCTATGTTCGAATGCTTGCCGTCCTTAGGTGTATGTATAGTTGCTATGTTTAAactgcaaaatatatataacaacagTGAAAAC ttcaaaaaattatttacatttgtgGCAAAGCAATGGtatcaattgaaattaaacaatgaaatACGTATCCTGGAAGAAATCATCATGCAAGGCAATAAAATGGCACAAATATACAAAa ACACATTATTGCTCTctatgacaattttttttttcgtaccattaatttttcctattttggACATTGTTTATCCTTTAAATGAAACTCGACCAAGACAACAACTATATAGagttaattactttatttttaaccacgaagattattttttttacgtatattttcaattagttTGGAGCTCATTTGTTTGTGTGATagtcataattatttttgattggttgtatattcttataattcatCATAATAGTGGAATGTTTGCAGTATGtgg gtatcaaattcaaaagatattcgctgaaaaagttttttcgaatatacatatatacgaacaatttaaaaattgtttaatcgtTCACAGTGAAGCTATTCA atttttcagtATTTTAGACGAGAGCAGTCGAAATACTTACCTCTTTTTAGTTGGAACAAATATAATGGCAACAAGTATATCAGCTGTACAA gtagttttaaatttagataaattggAAGTGGCAATTAAAAGCGCTGTATTTCTTATAGCTGcccaatttcatttatttattcttagtATACCTGgacaaatacttttaaatcactattctaatctaaaaaataacat ATTTATGTCCTCATGGTATAATATGCCAATAGAAgttcaaaaaatgttttatgtgATGCAAATAAGATGTAAAAAGCCATGTTCATTAACGGCATGTGGATTATACGAAATGAATATGGAGAACTTTGGAACA gcTCTAAAAACATGCATGTCATACATCACTATGATATTGTcgctgaaataa
- the LOC102656805 gene encoding uncharacterized protein LOC102656805 isoform X1, which produces MCIIYEEQCLDIFEIPYYKSLKKWLILSGLYPPKNIIIILVAISIISVTLPLMFAIYTSLHAKNIDAMFECLPSLGVCIVAMFKLQNIYNNSENFKKLFTFVAKQWYQLKLNNEIRILEEIIMQGNKMAQIYKNTLLLSMTIFFFVPLIFPILDIVYPLNETRPRQQLYRVNYFIFNHEDYFFYVYFQLVWSSFVCVIVIIIFDWLYILIIHHNSGMFAVCGYQIQKIFAEKVFSNIHIYEQFKNCLIVHSEAIQFFSILDESSRNTYLFLVGTNIMATSISAVQVVLNLDKLEVAIKSAVFLIAAQFHLFILSIPGQILLNHYSNLKNNIFMSSWYNMPIEVQKMFYVMQIRCKKPCSLTACGLYEMNMENFGTVCIAIYKVLNNIYINKY; this is translated from the exons ATGTGCATA ATATATGAAGAACAGTGtcttgatatatttgaaatcccttattataaatcattgaaGAAATGGTTGATATTATCAGGATTATATCcacctaaaaatattatcataattttagtGGCGATTTCCATTATAAGCGTTACTCTGCCATTG ATGTTCGCAATATACACATCATTACatgcaaaaaatatagatgCTATGTTCGAATGCTTGCCGTCCTTAGGTGTATGTATAGTTGCTATGTTTAAactgcaaaatatatataacaacagTGAAAAC ttcaaaaaattatttacatttgtgGCAAAGCAATGGtatcaattgaaattaaacaatgaaatACGTATCCTGGAAGAAATCATCATGCAAGGCAATAAAATGGCACAAATATACAAAa ACACATTATTGCTCTctatgacaattttttttttcgtaccattaatttttcctattttggACATTGTTTATCCTTTAAATGAAACTCGACCAAGACAACAACTATATAGagttaattactttatttttaaccacgaagattattttttttacgtatattttcaattagttTGGAGCTCATTTGTTTGTGTGATagtcataattatttttgattggttgtatattcttataattcatCATAATAGTGGAATGTTTGCAGTATGtgg gtatcaaattcaaaagatattcgctgaaaaagttttttcgaatatacatatatacgaacaatttaaaaattgtttaatcgtTCACAGTGAAGCTATTCA atttttcagtATTTTAGACGAGAGCAGTCGAAATACTTACCTCTTTTTAGTTGGAACAAATATAATGGCAACAAGTATATCAGCTGTACAA gtagttttaaatttagataaattggAAGTGGCAATTAAAAGCGCTGTATTTCTTATAGCTGcccaatttcatttatttattcttagtATACCTGgacaaatacttttaaatcactattctaatctaaaaaataacat ATTTATGTCCTCATGGTATAATATGCCAATAGAAgttcaaaaaatgttttatgtgATGCAAATAAGATGTAAAAAGCCATGTTCATTAACGGCATGTGGATTATACGAAATGAATATGGAGAACTTTGGAACAGTATgtattgcaatatataaagttcttaataatatatatattaacaaatattaa
- the Or98 gene encoding odorant receptor 98: MLISMIAIFIPTTFEIYVSIHDKNTDAVMECLPNLCASLSSVVKILNVHFNRENFNKLLEFVVKEWDELKLNELHILEEITIQGSKIAHLYRNTLLSFLILFLLVPMYFPILDMIDALNQTRSRQQLLRVNYMVFNADDYFFYVYLQLAWGAIVIVMIVITVDSLYIIIIHHVCGLFAVCSYEIQKTVKDLTVFTDIEKCSYKELKNCVIKHKKAIKFYNILNNSSQLSYLLQIGINIMGISTTAFQLAVNLDTRPQEAIRNAVFCGANQFHLFVLSLPGQILLDHCAELSNTIYCSMWYKLPVKIQKMFNIMLMRSKKSCALTVYGLYELNMENFGTTFKACISYFTMMLSLK; the protein is encoded by the exons acatttgaaatatatgtatcgatACATGACAAGAATACGGATGCAGTAATGGAATGTTTGCCGAATTTATGCGCAAGTTTGAGCAGTgttgttaaaatattgaatgtgCATTTCAATAGAGAAAAT TTTAATAAACTATTAGAATTTGTGGTGAAAGAATGGGATGagttgaaattaaatgaattgcaTATTCTAGAAGAAATCACTATTCAGGGTAGCAAAATAGCGCACTTATATCGCA ATACTTTATTGtcttttttgatattgtttttACTTGTTCCTATGTACTTTCCTATTCTGGATATGATTGATGCATTAAATCAAACTCGATCACGACAACAATTACTTAGAGTCAATTACATGGTTTTTAACGCTGATGATTACTTTTTCTACGTGTATTTGCAATTGGCTTGGGGTGCAATTGTTATCGTGATGATCGTAATTACCGTAGAttctttgtatataattataattcatcatGTGTGTGGATTGTTCGCGGTGTGTag ttacgaaattcaaaaaacagTAAAAGATTTGACAGTGTTTACTGATATTGAAAAGTGCTCatataaagaattgaaaaattgcgtGATAAAGCACAAGAAAGCAATCAA gttttataatattctaaataatagtAGCCAACTGAGTTATTTGCTTCAgattggaataaatataatgggtATAAGCACTACAGCTTTTCAA ttaGCCGTGAATTTGGATACCAGACCACAAGAGGCGATCAGAAACGCTGTATTTTGTGGAGccaatcaatttcatttatttgtgcTTAGCTTACCTGGACAGATTCTTCTCGATCATTGTGCCGAACTTTCCAATACAAT ATATTGTTCTATGTGGTATAAATTACcagtaaaaattcaaaaaatgttcAACATAATGTTAATGAGGAGTAAAAAATCATGCGCGTTAACAGTATACGGATTGTACGAGTTGAATATGGAAAACTTTGGAACA ACTTTCAAAGCTTGTATATCGTACTTTACTATGATGCTGtcgttaaaataa